The proteins below come from a single Maylandia zebra isolate NMK-2024a linkage group LG23, Mzebra_GT3a, whole genome shotgun sequence genomic window:
- the LOC143415006 gene encoding uncharacterized protein LOC143415006 isoform X1: MTLPVTVPLKTELGRQSLTHSYMISSQVPVNLLGRDLLIKLGATIMCGADGLTVTLRDGTQLSCLQSGMRGQWLLSEDCERTAQIYWARLTTSDGILAQYQLWRPWIMSMSVYSPLRDPYHVTLFYDRERTECFEELFNECLDETTWELNSQDIYVGTAGVAAFVPLTEDKMSWYRMGDEAVPHVSLAVHEGHQAKDLGPMVRTATRATDWQQTQLTDVSYSPSCKTYRISVTATDQSVLEHKFLKRTHGREKSDHEEAVKGLTELPDTLWSKGPTDVGLTFCSPITFELKDDTPIWRSQYRHSPEADNGIAETISGLLQVGVLESSSSAWNTPILPVEKSGTGKYRMAHDLRAINAVLKTQTVPVPNPYTALTNLSPDQRWFTCIDLANAFFCLPLHPSLRDIFSFTYRGQQLRYTRLPQGFALSPGIFNQVLKNALSPCVLPEGCTLIQYVDDLLIAAKTADACFQATLTVLRQLAKTGFKVSREKLQLVRTEVTFLGRVVAMQTVGMLASQRETIMSHPQPRTVKEMLSFLGLTGYSRHYIPDYVGNTKPLRDLVREHGMRDLTANLNWTTEAEMRFIALKQALSRAADLAIPDYNSDFFVDVSETNGVVNGVLFQKKGGKRQVLMYISIGLDNTEKRHPMCTQHAAGVAKIIQKVAHIVRGHPLKVLTTHSVVAYVNSQAFTMTPLRQQRLTKILESPNLTFTHEGINMADQMGGGTPHDCTQIVEVEEKVRSDLRAEPVSEAEDYFTDGCCFRDPSEGLKTGYAVMKGVGDQLLVEKSGTLEGPQSAQRAELIAVIEALRLGKGKRVNIYTDSAYVFGAAHVELGQWRRAGFRTATNKPIKHEEEMRQLEDALKEPLEVAIIKCKGHDDSDTWVAKGNRAADEEAKRAAGYKEGKQMVSMGMEWGDLPAQKREDIEKAQGGASPEEKAVWQERGAVQSEGLWRGPDGRPVLAAGVAQEKIKEAHGLGHVGVAQMERDLCHWWHPYMKNLVREHVRACLICGQHNPKPTVKPEMGKFPLPERPGQEIVIDYTDMITAVRGCRYLLVCVDGLTGWPEAWPTRREDSKTVIKCLVNYYVPWHGFPEKFHYAGGRSNRKGGDHARGEVGVAEGV, translated from the exons ATGACTTTGCCAGTGACTGTCCCTCTAAAGACGGAGTTAGGACGCCAGTCCTTAACCCATTCATACATGATTTCATCACAAGTTCCAGTTAATCTGTTGGGCAGGGACCTGCTCATTAAGCTGGGAGCTACTATCATGTGTGGAGCTGATGGATTGACAGTGACTTTGAGAGATGGCACACAGCTGTCCTGTTTGCAATCAGGAATGAGAGGACAGTGGCTGTTATCTGAGGATTGTGAACGTACAGCGCAGATTTACTGGGCGCGACTGACCACATCAGATGGAATTCTGGCACAGTACCAACTCTGGCGTCCCTGGATAATGTCCATGTCTGTTTACTCTCCCTTGCGTGACCCCTACCACGTGACCTTGTTTTATGATCGCGAACGCACTGAGTGCTTTGAGGAATTGTTTAACGAGTGTTTAGATGAGACAACTTGGGAGCTTAACTCTCAGGACATTTATGTTGGCACAGCTGGAGTGGCAGCGTTTGTTCCACTCACTGAAGATAAAATGAGTTGGTATAGAATGGGGGATGAAGCGGTTCCCCATGTGTCTTTGGCAGTACACGAGGGTCATCAAGCAAAAGATTTAGGCCCCATGGTGAGAACAGCCACAAGGGCCACAGATTGGCAACAAACACAACTCACTGATGTCTCATACTCACCCAGTTGTAAAACATATCGAATTTCTGTGACTGCTACTGATCAGAGTGTGTTAGAGCACAAATTTTTAAAGCGCACACATGGCAGGGAGAAATCTGATCACGAGGAAGCTGTTAAAGGCTTAACAGAACTCCCAGACACTCTGTGGTCTAAAGGTCCAACTGATGTGGGTTTAACATTTTGTTCACCCATCACATTTGAGTTAAAGGATGACACCCCTATTTGGCGTTCACAATACAGACACAGTCCAGAGGCAGATAATGGTATTGCAGAAACTATTTCAGGGCTCCTGCAGGTGGGTGTGCTGGAGTCGTCTTCCTCTGCATGGAACACTCCGATCCTACCAGTTGAAAAGTCAGGCACGGGCAAGTATCGCATGGCACATGACCTTAGGGCAATAAACGCTGTCCTTAAGACACAAACAGTACCTGTACCAAACCCCTACACAGCTCTGACTAATTTATCTCCAGATCAGCGGTGGTTCACATGCATAGATttggcaaatgctttcttttGTCTCCCTCTGCATCCATCTTTAAGAGATATTTTTTCATTCACTTACAGGGGCCAGCAGCTGCGTTACACGCGGCTGCCGCAGGGTTTTGCCCTTTCACCTGGCATTTTCAATCAGGTACTAAAAAATGCTCTTTCTCCATGTGTTTTACCTGAAGGATGCACACTGATCCAATATGTGGACGATTTGCTGATTGCCGCTAAAACAGCTGATGCTTGTTTTCAAGCGACACTGACGGTGCTTCGCCAGCTGGCTAAAACAGGCTTTAAAGTAAGTAGAGAAAAACTCCAACTTGTCAGAACTGAAGTTACATTTCTAGGTCGTGTGGTGGCGATGCAGACGGTGGGCATGTTGGCGTCCCAGAGGGAAACAATTATGTCACACCCCCAGCCACGTACAGTTAAAgaaatgttgtcatttcttggGCTCACAGGTTACAGCAGACACTACATTCCTGACTATGTGGGCAACACCAAACCCCTCAGGGATTTGGTAAGAGAACACGGCATGAGAGATCTCACAGCTAATCTCAACTGGACCACTGAAGCTGAAATGCGGTTCATTGCATTAAAGCAGGCCCTGTCTCGTGCAGCAGATTTGGCAATCCCCGATTATAACTCTGATTTCTTTGTTgatgtttctgaaacaaatGGAGTAGTAAATggtgtgttgtttcagaaaaaagggggaaagagACAAGTACTGATGTATATCAGCATTGGCCTGgataacacagaaaaaagacacCCCATGTGCACACAACATGCAGCAGGGGTAgcaaaaataattcaaaaagtGGCTCACATTGTAAGAGGGCACCCACTGAAAGTGCTCACAACACACAGTGTGGTGGCCTATGTGAACTCACAGGCATTTACAATGACCCCATTGAGACAACAGAGACTGACTAAGATTCTGGAGTCTCCAAACTTGACCTTCACACATGAAGGGATTAACATGGCAGATCAAATGGGGGGGGGAACACCTCATGACTGTACACAAATAGTAGAGGTTGAAGAGAAAGTAAGATCTGATTTGAGAGCAGAACCGGTGAGTGAGGCAGAGGATTACTTTACAGATGGATGTTGTTTTAGAGATCCGAGTGAAGGATTGAAAACAGGCTATGCAGTGATGAAAGGAGTGGGAGACCAGCTGCTGGTGGAGAAATCAGGAACATTAGAAGGGCCTCAGTCAGCACAGAGAGCAGAGCTGATTGCAGTGATAGAAGCTCTGAGATTAGGGAAAGGAAAAAGAGTTAACATTTATACTGACTCAGCATATGTTTTCGGAGCAGCACATGTAGAGTTGGGGCAATGGAGAAGGGCTGGATTCAGAACAGCCACAAATAAACCAATCAAACATGAGGAGGAAATGAGACAGCTGGAGGACGCTCTGAAAGAGCCTCTGGAGGTCGCTATCATAAAGTGCAAAGGGCATGACGACTCTGACACTTGGGTGGCGAAAGGAAACAGAGCAGCCGACGAGGAAGCAAAACGGGCGGCAGGCTATAAGGAAGGAAAACAAATGGTAAGTATGGGTATGGAATGGGGAGACCTGCCAGCCCAAAAGCGAGAGGACATCGAAAAGGCGCAAGGAGGAGCCTCACCCGAGGAAAAGGCGGTGTGGCAGGAAAGAGGGGCTGTACAATCAGAAGGATTGTGGAGAGGGCCCGACGGGCGACCAGTGCTCGCAGCAGGAGTGGCCCAGGAGAAAATCAAAGAAGCTCATGGGTTAGGTCATGTGGGAGTGGCCCAGATGGAAAGGGATTTGTGTCATTGGTGGCATCCTTACATGAAAAACCTGGTAAGGGAACATGTGAGAGCCTGCCTGATTTGTGGACAACACAATCCAAAGCCCACCGTGAAACCAGAAATGGGTAAGTTTCCTTTGCCAGAAAGACCAGGCCAGGAAATTGTGATTGATTACACTGACATGATAACCGCTGTTCGAGGGTGTAGAtatctgttggtgtgtgtggatggATTGACTGGTTGGCCAGAGGCGTGGCCTACCCGCAGAGAGGATAGCAAAACAGTGATCAAATGTCTGGTGAATTATTATGTCCCTTGGCATGGATTCCCAGAGAAG TTTCACTACGCAGGTGGGAGATCCAACAGGAAAGGAGGTGACCACGCCAGAGGCGAAGTGGGTGTGGCTGAAGGTGTATAA